One window from the genome of Coturnix japonica isolate 7356 chromosome 21, Coturnix japonica 2.1, whole genome shotgun sequence encodes:
- the PLEKHG5 gene encoding pleckstrin homology domain-containing family G member 5 isoform X3 yields MRTAAERGPSRSRFILRPGTHEQCPAEEQGLRCQNPDCADKRRAAKVCHHAECQQLNCSSPLSLCEACDGRLHGTMHFDGHIRFDLPPPGSILARNVSTRSCPPRTSPASDMEDDDEGSADGRGDRRSSALKLPKKKARRRHTDDPSKECFTLKFDLNVDIEAEIVPAMKKKSLGDVLLPVFERRAIEQSKVDIYLDQSNTPLSLQFEAYRFGGHYLRVKAKPGNELKVEQAARDARSASLPILRPAGTAALLGTGLEPGPGRREGTDILAPGRRRKNMTEFLGDASIPSPEPSLHGSGSLPTNGTDTWKNRAASRFSGFFSSGASTGPFGRQEVDKMEQLESKLHTYSSFGLPKLPPQLRFDQDSWEEDGDDSSLVLEDSWQQIIEGTEALTRRQCHQQEAIWELLHTEATYIRKLKVITDLFLCCLLNLQESGLLCEVDAERLFGNIGEIIQLHRSLWSSVMAPVLDKARRTKVLLDPMDFLKGFKTFGTLFKPYIQYCMEEEGCMEYMRTLLRDSELFRAYVTWAEKHKQCSRLKLSDMLVKPHQRLTKYPLLLKSVLKKTDDARTRDAILTMISSVEHFINHVNSRMRQRQEQQRLAAILSRIDAYEVVEGGTDEVDKLLKEFLRLDLTAPMPGTSPDDTRQLLLEGSLKMREGKDSKMDVYCFLFTDLFLITKPVKKAERTKVVRQPLLVDKVICRELKDPGSFLLIYLNEFGSAVAAYTFQASGQSLCRSWVEALHNAQNLLQRLRLQEQQRRQCQRLQEEEEDEEDGESSTSTASSPTVLRRSSTSLDSQQCPSDGSTETISVVVVDGGDELSSPDSDVGPFGSPSDSTSVSTGTSASTATGTSGSTPTHELPSGSLSLPHGVTTQPSSCCSTSIDSAYGTLSPASPRDFPRQQDVGAEEGPEALDPRPPSPRLRRRTPVQLLPCKARVLKSKSEASLLQLLAGPPAPLSQSRSLSDLCMPSPAPPLLQRTSHTPGHPAPSAGSSSSGDSASELSESEEPMESPVPTLGQPSPSLQPPAHRTLSDSSAQHRKLTLAQLYRIRTTLLLNSTLTASEV; encoded by the exons ATGAGAACCGCGGCCGAGCGGGGTCCGTCCCGCAGCCGCTTCATCCTTCGGCCGGGGACGC ACGAGCAGTGcccagcagaggagcaggggCTGCGCTGCCAGAACCCCGACTGCGCTGACAAGAGGAGAGCAGCCAAG GTATGTCACCACGCAGAGTGCCAgcagctgaactgcagcagcCCACTTAGCCTGTGTGAGGCCTGTGACGGGCGCCTGCACGGCACCATGCACTTTGATGGGCACATCCGCTTCGATCTGCCCCCACCAG GCTCCATCCTGGCCCGCAATGTGTCCACACGCTCGTGCCCGCCACGCACCAGCCCTGCCTCCGACATGGAGGATGATGACGAGGGATCAGCAGATGGGAGAGG AGACAGGAGAAGCTCAGCACTGAAGCTGCCCAAGAAGAAGGCTCGGCGCAGGCACACGGAT GACCCCAGCAAGGAGTGCTTCACCCTCAAATTCGACCTGAATGTTGACATCGAGGCGGAGATCGTGCCGGCCATGAAGAAGAAGTCCCTGGG GGATGTGCTGCTGCCGGTCTTTGAGAGGAGGGCGATCGAGCAGAGCAAGGTGGACATCTACCTGGACCAGTCCAACACGCCGCTGTCCCTCCAGTTTGAGGCGTACCGCTTCGGGGGACACTACCTGCGGGTGAAAG CCAAGCCCGGGAACGAGCTGAAGGTGGAGCAGGCAGCACGGGATGCACGCTCAGCCAGCCTGCCCATCCTGCGCCCCGCCGGCACCGCTGCACTCCTCGGGACAGGGCTGGAGCCAGGGCCAGGCCGCAGGGAGGGCACCGACATCCTG GCTCCGGGCAGGCGGCGGAAGAACATGACGGAGTTCCTGGGGGACgccagcatccccagccccgAGCCATCCCTGCACGGCAGCGGCTCCCTGCCCACTAATGGCACCGACACCTGGAAGAACCGTGCTGCCAGCCGCTTCAGCGGCTTCTTCAGCTCCGGCGCCAGCACCGGCCCCTTTGGGAGG CAGGAGGTGGACAagatggagcagctggagagcaAGCTGCACACCTACAGCAGCTTCGGGCTGCCCAAACTGCCACCGCAGCTCCGCTTCGACCAGGACTCCTGGGAGGAGGACGGGGATGacagcagcctggtgctggaGGACAGCTGGCAGCAAATCATTGAGGGCACGGAG GCCCTGACGCGCCGGCAGTGCCACCAGCAGGAAGCCatctgggagctgctgcacaCTGAGGCCACCTACATCCGCAAGCTAAAGGTCATCACTGAT ctcttcctctgctgcctgctgaacCTTCAGGAGtcagggctgctgtgtgag GTGGATGCTGAGCGCCTGTTTGGCAACATTGGGGAGATCATCCAGCTGCACCGCAGCCTGTGGAGCAGCGTCATGGCCCCGGTGCTGGACAAGGCCCGTCGGACCAAGGTGCTGCTTGACCCCATGGACTTCCTCAAGGGCTTCAAGACG TTTGGAACGCTCTTCAAGCCCTATATCCAGTACTGCATGGAGGAGGAGGGCTGCATGGAGTACATGCGCACTCTGCTGCGCGACAGCGAGCTCTTCCGTGCCTACGTGACG TGGGCCGAGAAGCACAAGCAGTGCAGCCGCCTGAAGCTCAGCGACATGCTGGTGAAGCCCCACCAGCGCCTCACCAAGTACCCGCTGCTCCTCAAGTCCGTGCTGAAGAAGACGGACGATGCGCGCACCCGCGATGCCATCCTCACCATG ATCAGCTCTGTGGAGCACTTCATCAATCACGTCAACTCGCGGATGCGCCAGCGGCAGGAGCAGCAGCGCCTGGCCGCCATCCTCAGCCGCATCGACGCCTACGAGGTGGTGGAGGGCGGCACGGACGAGGTGGACAAG CTGCTGAAGGAGTTCCTGCGGCTGGACCTGACGGCCCCCATGCCTGGCACCTCCCCAGATGACACCCGGCAGCTCCTGCTTGAGGGCAGCCTGAAGATGCGGGAAGGTAAAGACAGCAAG ATGGACGTCTACTGCTTCCTCTTCACTGACCTCTTCCTCATCACCAAGCCTGTCAAGAAGGCTGAGCGCACCAAGGTGGTCCGACAGCCTTTGCTGGTGGACAAGGTCATTTGCCGAGAGCTAAAGGACCCAG gctccttcctcctcatctACCTGAATGAGTTTGGCAGTGCCGTGGCTGCCTACACCTTCCAGGCCAGTGGGCAGTCGCTGTGCCGCAGCTGGGTCGAGGCGCTGCACAACGCACAG AACCTGCTGCAGCGCCTGCGGCTGCAGGAGCAACAGCGCAGGCAGTGCCAGCgcctgcaggaggaggaggaagatgaggaggatgGTGAGAGCAGCACCTCGACCGCCAGCTCACCCACAGTGCTGCGCCgcagcagcaccagcctggACTCCCAGCAGTG CCCCTCGGATGGCTCCACTGAGACCATCTCAGTGGTAGTGGTGGACGGCGGCGATGAGCTCTCCTCCCCAGACTCGGATGTGGGGCCGTTCGGTTCACCATCAGACAGCACTTCTGTCAGCACTGGCACCTCCGCCAGCACTGCCACCGGCACCTCCGGCAGCACCCCGACCCACGAGCTGCCCTCGGGCAGCCTGTCCCTGCCCCACGGAGTCACCacgcagcccagcagctgctgctccacatCCATTGACAGCGCCTATGGCACGCTCTCACCTGCCTCTCCGCGGGACTTCCCCCGGCAGCAGGACGTGGGGGCTGAGGAGGGGCCAGAAGCCCTGGACCCACGGCCCCCCTCACCCCGGCTGCGCCGCCGGACACCCGTGCAGCTTCTGCCTTGCAAGGCCCGAGTGCTCAAGTCCAAGTCAGAGGCCAGTCTGCTGCAACTGCTGGCCgggcccccagccccactcagcCAGAGCCGGAGCCTCTCTGACCTATGCATGCCCTCCCCTGCTCCCCCCCTGCTCCAGCGGACTAGCCATACCCCGGGGCACCCAGCgcccagtgctggcagcagcagcagcggtgACTCCGCTTCAGAGCTCTCAGAGTCAGAGGAGCCCATGGAGAGCCCTGTGCCCACCCTGggccagcccagccccagcctgcagccccctgcccaCCGCACGCTCTCAGACTCATCAGCGCAGCACCGTAAGCTGACGCTGGCACAGCTCTACAGAATCCGGACCACACTGCTCCTCAACTCCACGCTGACAGCCTC GGAGGTCTGA
- the PLEKHG5 gene encoding pleckstrin homology domain-containing family G member 5 isoform X2, translated as MFLYWKKRGAYELGAVPPVLAGMECGAVERFSWSSSLDISEQRADEQCPAEEQGLRCQNPDCADKRRAAKVCHHAECQQLNCSSPLSLCEACDGRLHGTMHFDGHIRFDLPPPGSILARNVSTRSCPPRTSPASDMEDDDEGSADGRGDRRSSALKLPKKKARRRHTDDPSKECFTLKFDLNVDIEAEIVPAMKKKSLGDVLLPVFERRAIEQSKVDIYLDQSNTPLSLQFEAYRFGGHYLRVKAKPGNELKVEQAARDARSASLPILRPAGTAALLGTGLEPGPGRREGTDILAPGRRRKNMTEFLGDASIPSPEPSLHGSGSLPTNGTDTWKNRAASRFSGFFSSGASTGPFGREVDKMEQLESKLHTYSSFGLPKLPPQLRFDQDSWEEDGDDSSLVLEDSWQQIIEGTEALTRRQCHQQEAIWELLHTEATYIRKLKVITDLFLCCLLNLQESGLLCEVDAERLFGNIGEIIQLHRSLWSSVMAPVLDKARRTKVLLDPMDFLKGFKTFGTLFKPYIQYCMEEEGCMEYMRTLLRDSELFRAYVTWAEKHKQCSRLKLSDMLVKPHQRLTKYPLLLKSVLKKTDDARTRDAILTMISSVEHFINHVNSRMRQRQEQQRLAAILSRIDAYEVVEGGTDEVDKLLKEFLRLDLTAPMPGTSPDDTRQLLLEGSLKMREGKDSKMDVYCFLFTDLFLITKPVKKAERTKVVRQPLLVDKVICRELKDPGSFLLIYLNEFGSAVAAYTFQASGQSLCRSWVEALHNAQNLLQRLRLQEQQRRQCQRLQEEEEDEEDGESSTSTASSPTVLRRSSTSLDSQQCPSDGSTETISVVVVDGGDELSSPDSDVGPFGSPSDSTSVSTGTSASTATGTSGSTPTHELPSGSLSLPHGVTTQPSSCCSTSIDSAYGTLSPASPRDFPRQQDVGAEEGPEALDPRPPSPRLRRRTPVQLLPCKARVLKSKSEASLLQLLAGPPAPLSQSRSLSDLCMPSPAPPLLQRTSHTPGHPAPSAGSSSSGDSASELSESEEPMESPVPTLGQPSPSLQPPAHRTLSDSSAQHRKLTLAQLYRIRTTLLLNSTLTASEV; from the exons ATGTTCCTGTACTGGAAGAAGCGGGGAGCGTACGAGCTGGGGGCTGTGCCCCCTGTGCTGGCAGGGATGGAGTGCGGGGCGGTGGAGCGATTCTCGTGGAGCTCCAGCCTGGACATCAGCGAGCAGCGGGCGG ACGAGCAGTGcccagcagaggagcaggggCTGCGCTGCCAGAACCCCGACTGCGCTGACAAGAGGAGAGCAGCCAAG GTATGTCACCACGCAGAGTGCCAgcagctgaactgcagcagcCCACTTAGCCTGTGTGAGGCCTGTGACGGGCGCCTGCACGGCACCATGCACTTTGATGGGCACATCCGCTTCGATCTGCCCCCACCAG GCTCCATCCTGGCCCGCAATGTGTCCACACGCTCGTGCCCGCCACGCACCAGCCCTGCCTCCGACATGGAGGATGATGACGAGGGATCAGCAGATGGGAGAGG AGACAGGAGAAGCTCAGCACTGAAGCTGCCCAAGAAGAAGGCTCGGCGCAGGCACACGGAT GACCCCAGCAAGGAGTGCTTCACCCTCAAATTCGACCTGAATGTTGACATCGAGGCGGAGATCGTGCCGGCCATGAAGAAGAAGTCCCTGGG GGATGTGCTGCTGCCGGTCTTTGAGAGGAGGGCGATCGAGCAGAGCAAGGTGGACATCTACCTGGACCAGTCCAACACGCCGCTGTCCCTCCAGTTTGAGGCGTACCGCTTCGGGGGACACTACCTGCGGGTGAAAG CCAAGCCCGGGAACGAGCTGAAGGTGGAGCAGGCAGCACGGGATGCACGCTCAGCCAGCCTGCCCATCCTGCGCCCCGCCGGCACCGCTGCACTCCTCGGGACAGGGCTGGAGCCAGGGCCAGGCCGCAGGGAGGGCACCGACATCCTG GCTCCGGGCAGGCGGCGGAAGAACATGACGGAGTTCCTGGGGGACgccagcatccccagccccgAGCCATCCCTGCACGGCAGCGGCTCCCTGCCCACTAATGGCACCGACACCTGGAAGAACCGTGCTGCCAGCCGCTTCAGCGGCTTCTTCAGCTCCGGCGCCAGCACCGGCCCCTTTGGGAGG GAGGTGGACAagatggagcagctggagagcaAGCTGCACACCTACAGCAGCTTCGGGCTGCCCAAACTGCCACCGCAGCTCCGCTTCGACCAGGACTCCTGGGAGGAGGACGGGGATGacagcagcctggtgctggaGGACAGCTGGCAGCAAATCATTGAGGGCACGGAG GCCCTGACGCGCCGGCAGTGCCACCAGCAGGAAGCCatctgggagctgctgcacaCTGAGGCCACCTACATCCGCAAGCTAAAGGTCATCACTGAT ctcttcctctgctgcctgctgaacCTTCAGGAGtcagggctgctgtgtgag GTGGATGCTGAGCGCCTGTTTGGCAACATTGGGGAGATCATCCAGCTGCACCGCAGCCTGTGGAGCAGCGTCATGGCCCCGGTGCTGGACAAGGCCCGTCGGACCAAGGTGCTGCTTGACCCCATGGACTTCCTCAAGGGCTTCAAGACG TTTGGAACGCTCTTCAAGCCCTATATCCAGTACTGCATGGAGGAGGAGGGCTGCATGGAGTACATGCGCACTCTGCTGCGCGACAGCGAGCTCTTCCGTGCCTACGTGACG TGGGCCGAGAAGCACAAGCAGTGCAGCCGCCTGAAGCTCAGCGACATGCTGGTGAAGCCCCACCAGCGCCTCACCAAGTACCCGCTGCTCCTCAAGTCCGTGCTGAAGAAGACGGACGATGCGCGCACCCGCGATGCCATCCTCACCATG ATCAGCTCTGTGGAGCACTTCATCAATCACGTCAACTCGCGGATGCGCCAGCGGCAGGAGCAGCAGCGCCTGGCCGCCATCCTCAGCCGCATCGACGCCTACGAGGTGGTGGAGGGCGGCACGGACGAGGTGGACAAG CTGCTGAAGGAGTTCCTGCGGCTGGACCTGACGGCCCCCATGCCTGGCACCTCCCCAGATGACACCCGGCAGCTCCTGCTTGAGGGCAGCCTGAAGATGCGGGAAGGTAAAGACAGCAAG ATGGACGTCTACTGCTTCCTCTTCACTGACCTCTTCCTCATCACCAAGCCTGTCAAGAAGGCTGAGCGCACCAAGGTGGTCCGACAGCCTTTGCTGGTGGACAAGGTCATTTGCCGAGAGCTAAAGGACCCAG gctccttcctcctcatctACCTGAATGAGTTTGGCAGTGCCGTGGCTGCCTACACCTTCCAGGCCAGTGGGCAGTCGCTGTGCCGCAGCTGGGTCGAGGCGCTGCACAACGCACAG AACCTGCTGCAGCGCCTGCGGCTGCAGGAGCAACAGCGCAGGCAGTGCCAGCgcctgcaggaggaggaggaagatgaggaggatgGTGAGAGCAGCACCTCGACCGCCAGCTCACCCACAGTGCTGCGCCgcagcagcaccagcctggACTCCCAGCAGTG CCCCTCGGATGGCTCCACTGAGACCATCTCAGTGGTAGTGGTGGACGGCGGCGATGAGCTCTCCTCCCCAGACTCGGATGTGGGGCCGTTCGGTTCACCATCAGACAGCACTTCTGTCAGCACTGGCACCTCCGCCAGCACTGCCACCGGCACCTCCGGCAGCACCCCGACCCACGAGCTGCCCTCGGGCAGCCTGTCCCTGCCCCACGGAGTCACCacgcagcccagcagctgctgctccacatCCATTGACAGCGCCTATGGCACGCTCTCACCTGCCTCTCCGCGGGACTTCCCCCGGCAGCAGGACGTGGGGGCTGAGGAGGGGCCAGAAGCCCTGGACCCACGGCCCCCCTCACCCCGGCTGCGCCGCCGGACACCCGTGCAGCTTCTGCCTTGCAAGGCCCGAGTGCTCAAGTCCAAGTCAGAGGCCAGTCTGCTGCAACTGCTGGCCgggcccccagccccactcagcCAGAGCCGGAGCCTCTCTGACCTATGCATGCCCTCCCCTGCTCCCCCCCTGCTCCAGCGGACTAGCCATACCCCGGGGCACCCAGCgcccagtgctggcagcagcagcagcggtgACTCCGCTTCAGAGCTCTCAGAGTCAGAGGAGCCCATGGAGAGCCCTGTGCCCACCCTGggccagcccagccccagcctgcagccccctgcccaCCGCACGCTCTCAGACTCATCAGCGCAGCACCGTAAGCTGACGCTGGCACAGCTCTACAGAATCCGGACCACACTGCTCCTCAACTCCACGCTGACAGCCTC GGAGGTCTGA
- the PLEKHG5 gene encoding pleckstrin homology domain-containing family G member 5 isoform X1 — translation MFLYWKKRGAYELGAVPPVLAGMECGAVERFSWSSSLDISEQRADEQCPAEEQGLRCQNPDCADKRRAAKVCHHAECQQLNCSSPLSLCEACDGRLHGTMHFDGHIRFDLPPPGSILARNVSTRSCPPRTSPASDMEDDDEGSADGRGDRRSSALKLPKKKARRRHTDDPSKECFTLKFDLNVDIEAEIVPAMKKKSLGDVLLPVFERRAIEQSKVDIYLDQSNTPLSLQFEAYRFGGHYLRVKAKPGNELKVEQAARDARSASLPILRPAGTAALLGTGLEPGPGRREGTDILAPGRRRKNMTEFLGDASIPSPEPSLHGSGSLPTNGTDTWKNRAASRFSGFFSSGASTGPFGRQEVDKMEQLESKLHTYSSFGLPKLPPQLRFDQDSWEEDGDDSSLVLEDSWQQIIEGTEALTRRQCHQQEAIWELLHTEATYIRKLKVITDLFLCCLLNLQESGLLCEVDAERLFGNIGEIIQLHRSLWSSVMAPVLDKARRTKVLLDPMDFLKGFKTFGTLFKPYIQYCMEEEGCMEYMRTLLRDSELFRAYVTWAEKHKQCSRLKLSDMLVKPHQRLTKYPLLLKSVLKKTDDARTRDAILTMISSVEHFINHVNSRMRQRQEQQRLAAILSRIDAYEVVEGGTDEVDKLLKEFLRLDLTAPMPGTSPDDTRQLLLEGSLKMREGKDSKMDVYCFLFTDLFLITKPVKKAERTKVVRQPLLVDKVICRELKDPGSFLLIYLNEFGSAVAAYTFQASGQSLCRSWVEALHNAQNLLQRLRLQEQQRRQCQRLQEEEEDEEDGESSTSTASSPTVLRRSSTSLDSQQCPSDGSTETISVVVVDGGDELSSPDSDVGPFGSPSDSTSVSTGTSASTATGTSGSTPTHELPSGSLSLPHGVTTQPSSCCSTSIDSAYGTLSPASPRDFPRQQDVGAEEGPEALDPRPPSPRLRRRTPVQLLPCKARVLKSKSEASLLQLLAGPPAPLSQSRSLSDLCMPSPAPPLLQRTSHTPGHPAPSAGSSSSGDSASELSESEEPMESPVPTLGQPSPSLQPPAHRTLSDSSAQHRKLTLAQLYRIRTTLLLNSTLTASEV, via the exons ATGTTCCTGTACTGGAAGAAGCGGGGAGCGTACGAGCTGGGGGCTGTGCCCCCTGTGCTGGCAGGGATGGAGTGCGGGGCGGTGGAGCGATTCTCGTGGAGCTCCAGCCTGGACATCAGCGAGCAGCGGGCGG ACGAGCAGTGcccagcagaggagcaggggCTGCGCTGCCAGAACCCCGACTGCGCTGACAAGAGGAGAGCAGCCAAG GTATGTCACCACGCAGAGTGCCAgcagctgaactgcagcagcCCACTTAGCCTGTGTGAGGCCTGTGACGGGCGCCTGCACGGCACCATGCACTTTGATGGGCACATCCGCTTCGATCTGCCCCCACCAG GCTCCATCCTGGCCCGCAATGTGTCCACACGCTCGTGCCCGCCACGCACCAGCCCTGCCTCCGACATGGAGGATGATGACGAGGGATCAGCAGATGGGAGAGG AGACAGGAGAAGCTCAGCACTGAAGCTGCCCAAGAAGAAGGCTCGGCGCAGGCACACGGAT GACCCCAGCAAGGAGTGCTTCACCCTCAAATTCGACCTGAATGTTGACATCGAGGCGGAGATCGTGCCGGCCATGAAGAAGAAGTCCCTGGG GGATGTGCTGCTGCCGGTCTTTGAGAGGAGGGCGATCGAGCAGAGCAAGGTGGACATCTACCTGGACCAGTCCAACACGCCGCTGTCCCTCCAGTTTGAGGCGTACCGCTTCGGGGGACACTACCTGCGGGTGAAAG CCAAGCCCGGGAACGAGCTGAAGGTGGAGCAGGCAGCACGGGATGCACGCTCAGCCAGCCTGCCCATCCTGCGCCCCGCCGGCACCGCTGCACTCCTCGGGACAGGGCTGGAGCCAGGGCCAGGCCGCAGGGAGGGCACCGACATCCTG GCTCCGGGCAGGCGGCGGAAGAACATGACGGAGTTCCTGGGGGACgccagcatccccagccccgAGCCATCCCTGCACGGCAGCGGCTCCCTGCCCACTAATGGCACCGACACCTGGAAGAACCGTGCTGCCAGCCGCTTCAGCGGCTTCTTCAGCTCCGGCGCCAGCACCGGCCCCTTTGGGAGG CAGGAGGTGGACAagatggagcagctggagagcaAGCTGCACACCTACAGCAGCTTCGGGCTGCCCAAACTGCCACCGCAGCTCCGCTTCGACCAGGACTCCTGGGAGGAGGACGGGGATGacagcagcctggtgctggaGGACAGCTGGCAGCAAATCATTGAGGGCACGGAG GCCCTGACGCGCCGGCAGTGCCACCAGCAGGAAGCCatctgggagctgctgcacaCTGAGGCCACCTACATCCGCAAGCTAAAGGTCATCACTGAT ctcttcctctgctgcctgctgaacCTTCAGGAGtcagggctgctgtgtgag GTGGATGCTGAGCGCCTGTTTGGCAACATTGGGGAGATCATCCAGCTGCACCGCAGCCTGTGGAGCAGCGTCATGGCCCCGGTGCTGGACAAGGCCCGTCGGACCAAGGTGCTGCTTGACCCCATGGACTTCCTCAAGGGCTTCAAGACG TTTGGAACGCTCTTCAAGCCCTATATCCAGTACTGCATGGAGGAGGAGGGCTGCATGGAGTACATGCGCACTCTGCTGCGCGACAGCGAGCTCTTCCGTGCCTACGTGACG TGGGCCGAGAAGCACAAGCAGTGCAGCCGCCTGAAGCTCAGCGACATGCTGGTGAAGCCCCACCAGCGCCTCACCAAGTACCCGCTGCTCCTCAAGTCCGTGCTGAAGAAGACGGACGATGCGCGCACCCGCGATGCCATCCTCACCATG ATCAGCTCTGTGGAGCACTTCATCAATCACGTCAACTCGCGGATGCGCCAGCGGCAGGAGCAGCAGCGCCTGGCCGCCATCCTCAGCCGCATCGACGCCTACGAGGTGGTGGAGGGCGGCACGGACGAGGTGGACAAG CTGCTGAAGGAGTTCCTGCGGCTGGACCTGACGGCCCCCATGCCTGGCACCTCCCCAGATGACACCCGGCAGCTCCTGCTTGAGGGCAGCCTGAAGATGCGGGAAGGTAAAGACAGCAAG ATGGACGTCTACTGCTTCCTCTTCACTGACCTCTTCCTCATCACCAAGCCTGTCAAGAAGGCTGAGCGCACCAAGGTGGTCCGACAGCCTTTGCTGGTGGACAAGGTCATTTGCCGAGAGCTAAAGGACCCAG gctccttcctcctcatctACCTGAATGAGTTTGGCAGTGCCGTGGCTGCCTACACCTTCCAGGCCAGTGGGCAGTCGCTGTGCCGCAGCTGGGTCGAGGCGCTGCACAACGCACAG AACCTGCTGCAGCGCCTGCGGCTGCAGGAGCAACAGCGCAGGCAGTGCCAGCgcctgcaggaggaggaggaagatgaggaggatgGTGAGAGCAGCACCTCGACCGCCAGCTCACCCACAGTGCTGCGCCgcagcagcaccagcctggACTCCCAGCAGTG CCCCTCGGATGGCTCCACTGAGACCATCTCAGTGGTAGTGGTGGACGGCGGCGATGAGCTCTCCTCCCCAGACTCGGATGTGGGGCCGTTCGGTTCACCATCAGACAGCACTTCTGTCAGCACTGGCACCTCCGCCAGCACTGCCACCGGCACCTCCGGCAGCACCCCGACCCACGAGCTGCCCTCGGGCAGCCTGTCCCTGCCCCACGGAGTCACCacgcagcccagcagctgctgctccacatCCATTGACAGCGCCTATGGCACGCTCTCACCTGCCTCTCCGCGGGACTTCCCCCGGCAGCAGGACGTGGGGGCTGAGGAGGGGCCAGAAGCCCTGGACCCACGGCCCCCCTCACCCCGGCTGCGCCGCCGGACACCCGTGCAGCTTCTGCCTTGCAAGGCCCGAGTGCTCAAGTCCAAGTCAGAGGCCAGTCTGCTGCAACTGCTGGCCgggcccccagccccactcagcCAGAGCCGGAGCCTCTCTGACCTATGCATGCCCTCCCCTGCTCCCCCCCTGCTCCAGCGGACTAGCCATACCCCGGGGCACCCAGCgcccagtgctggcagcagcagcagcggtgACTCCGCTTCAGAGCTCTCAGAGTCAGAGGAGCCCATGGAGAGCCCTGTGCCCACCCTGggccagcccagccccagcctgcagccccctgcccaCCGCACGCTCTCAGACTCATCAGCGCAGCACCGTAAGCTGACGCTGGCACAGCTCTACAGAATCCGGACCACACTGCTCCTCAACTCCACGCTGACAGCCTC GGAGGTCTGA